A single Streptomyces sannanensis DNA region contains:
- a CDS encoding spermidine synthase: protein MPLHSDTAAPLTLDRRQGPYGEVVLRRRGPHFEIIANGCFLMDTSDGRSERLLVDAALDALPADREEPSVLIGGLGVGFSLAHAAAQPRWGRITVVERERAVIEWHREGPLSAVSGEALADPRCEILHTDLVEYVHTTSVTDRYDALCLDIDNGPDWTVTDGNRSLYGRAGLTACRDRLRPGGVLAVWSAQPSAGFEEALRNAGFEKVRTEEIRVARGVPDVVHLGVNPA from the coding sequence ATGCCCCTGCACAGCGACACCGCGGCCCCCCTCACCCTCGACCGGCGTCAAGGCCCGTACGGAGAGGTCGTCCTGCGACGACGGGGGCCGCACTTCGAGATCATCGCCAACGGCTGTTTCCTGATGGACACCTCGGACGGCCGCTCGGAGCGCCTGCTGGTCGACGCGGCGCTGGACGCCCTGCCCGCGGACCGCGAGGAGCCCTCCGTCCTCATCGGGGGTCTCGGGGTCGGCTTTTCGCTCGCACACGCCGCCGCGCAGCCCCGCTGGGGGCGGATCACGGTCGTCGAGCGCGAGCGGGCCGTCATCGAATGGCACCGCGAGGGTCCGCTGTCGGCCGTCTCGGGCGAGGCGCTCGCGGACCCGCGGTGCGAGATCCTTCACACCGATCTCGTCGAGTACGTCCACACCACGTCTGTTACGGACCGCTACGACGCACTCTGTCTGGACATCGACAACGGCCCCGACTGGACGGTGACGGACGGCAACCGGAGCCTCTACGGAAGAGCTGGTCTGACGGCCTGCCGGGACCGGCTGCGCCCGGGCGGAGTGCTCGCCGTCTGGTCGGCGCAGCCTTCCGCCGGCTTCGAGGAAGCACTGCGGAATGCCGGGTTCGAGAAGGTACGCACCGAAGAGATCAGGGTTGCCCGGGGTGTCCCCGACGTGGTCCACCTGGGTGTCAACCCTGCGTAG
- the lon gene encoding endopeptidase La: MASTSTPLTLPVLPLDDEVVLPGMVVPLDLSDTDVRAAVEAAQAVARSTGGKPQVLLVPRIDGAYAGIGTLGTIEQVGRLADGDPGVLIRGRGRVRIGAGTTGPGAALWVEGTRIEEPVPEPSPSSRLRSSRGGPNPAAVAELVKEYKALATGWLRKRGAWQVVDRVQQIDDVSALADNSGYSPFLTTAQKVELLETTDPVARLRLAIQWLREHLAEQDVAESIAKDVQEGVDKQQREFLLRRQLDAVRKELRELNGESEDDEPGDYRARVEAADLPEKVREAALKEVAKLERASDQSPEGGWIRTWLDTVLEMPWNERTEDAYDIKGAKEILDAEHAGLEDVKERITEYLAVRKRRADRGLGVVGGRRGGAVLALVGPPGVGKTSLGESVAHAMGRKFVRVALGGVRDEAEIRGHRRTYVGALPGRVVRAVKEAGSMNPVVLLDEIDKVGSDFRGDPAAALLEVLDPAQNHTFRDHYLEVELDLSDVVFLATANVLEAIPEALLDRMELVRLDGYTEDEKVVIARDHLLPRQLERAGLERDEVTIEESALRRLAGEYTREAGVRNLERSIARLLRKVAAKHELGERKLPFTVMDGDLPALIGRPHHVPESAQDPAERRTAVPGVATGLAVTGAGGDVLFVEASLADPETGAAGLTLTGQLGDVMKESAQIALSFLRSHGAELELPVADLKDRGVHIHFPAGAVPKDGPSAGITMTTALASLLSGRLVRTDVAMTGEVSLTGRVLPIGGLKQKLLAAHRAGTTTVVIPKRNEADLDDVPAEVLDKLEVHPVTDVRQVLEIALAPAEVSVPAAA, encoded by the coding sequence ATGGCTTCGACGTCCACACCGCTCACCCTGCCCGTGCTGCCGCTCGACGACGAGGTCGTGCTCCCCGGGATGGTGGTGCCGTTGGACCTGTCCGACACCGATGTACGGGCAGCGGTGGAGGCGGCACAGGCAGTGGCACGCTCCACCGGAGGCAAACCGCAGGTGCTGCTCGTGCCGCGCATCGACGGGGCGTACGCCGGCATCGGAACGCTGGGCACCATCGAGCAGGTCGGGCGGCTCGCGGACGGGGATCCCGGCGTGCTCATCCGCGGTCGCGGCCGGGTGCGGATCGGTGCCGGTACGACCGGTCCCGGGGCGGCGCTGTGGGTGGAGGGGACCAGGATCGAGGAGCCGGTCCCCGAACCTTCCCCAAGCTCTCGGCTTCGTTCGAGCAGGGGAGGCCCCAACCCCGCAGCGGTGGCCGAACTGGTCAAGGAATACAAGGCACTGGCCACCGGCTGGCTGCGCAAACGCGGTGCCTGGCAGGTCGTGGACCGCGTCCAGCAGATCGACGACGTGTCCGCCCTCGCCGACAATTCCGGTTACTCGCCGTTCCTGACGACCGCCCAGAAGGTCGAACTGCTGGAGACGACCGACCCCGTGGCGCGGCTCAGGCTCGCCATCCAGTGGCTGCGCGAACACCTCGCCGAGCAGGACGTCGCCGAGTCCATCGCCAAGGACGTCCAGGAAGGCGTCGACAAGCAGCAGCGCGAGTTCCTGCTGCGCCGTCAGCTCGATGCCGTACGCAAGGAGCTGCGCGAGCTCAACGGCGAGTCCGAGGACGACGAGCCCGGCGACTACCGTGCCCGTGTGGAGGCCGCCGACCTGCCCGAGAAGGTCCGCGAGGCGGCCCTCAAGGAGGTCGCCAAGCTGGAGCGCGCCTCCGACCAGAGCCCCGAGGGCGGCTGGATCCGCACCTGGCTGGACACCGTCCTCGAGATGCCGTGGAACGAGCGCACCGAGGACGCCTACGACATCAAGGGCGCCAAGGAGATCCTCGACGCCGAGCACGCCGGACTGGAGGACGTCAAGGAACGCATCACCGAGTACCTGGCGGTGCGCAAGCGGCGCGCCGACCGGGGGCTGGGCGTGGTCGGCGGTCGGCGCGGAGGTGCGGTGCTGGCGCTCGTCGGCCCGCCGGGCGTCGGAAAGACCTCGCTGGGCGAGAGCGTGGCGCACGCGATGGGGCGGAAGTTCGTCCGCGTCGCGCTCGGCGGCGTACGCGACGAGGCGGAGATCCGCGGCCACCGGCGTACATACGTGGGCGCCCTCCCGGGACGTGTCGTCCGTGCCGTCAAGGAGGCCGGCTCGATGAACCCGGTCGTCCTGCTCGACGAGATCGACAAGGTCGGCTCCGACTTCCGTGGCGACCCGGCCGCGGCCCTGCTCGAAGTCCTCGACCCCGCCCAGAACCACACCTTCCGCGACCACTACCTCGAGGTCGAACTCGACCTGAGCGATGTCGTCTTCCTCGCCACGGCCAATGTGCTGGAAGCGATCCCGGAGGCGCTGCTCGACCGGATGGAACTGGTCCGGCTCGACGGCTACACCGAGGACGAGAAGGTCGTCATCGCCCGCGACCACCTGCTCCCGCGCCAGCTGGAGCGGGCCGGACTGGAGCGCGACGAGGTCACCATCGAGGAGTCCGCGCTGCGCCGGCTGGCCGGCGAGTACACCCGCGAGGCGGGCGTGCGGAACCTGGAACGCTCCATCGCCCGGCTGCTGCGCAAGGTGGCGGCCAAGCACGAACTGGGCGAGCGGAAGCTGCCGTTCACCGTCATGGACGGCGACCTGCCTGCCCTCATCGGACGCCCCCACCATGTGCCCGAGTCCGCCCAGGACCCGGCCGAGCGCCGCACCGCCGTCCCCGGCGTGGCCACCGGTCTCGCGGTCACCGGCGCGGGCGGCGACGTCCTCTTCGTCGAGGCGTCGCTGGCCGACCCGGAGACCGGCGCCGCGGGGCTCACGCTCACCGGCCAGCTCGGTGACGTGATGAAGGAGTCCGCGCAGATCGCGCTCTCCTTCCTGCGCTCGCACGGCGCCGAACTGGAGCTGCCCGTCGCCGATCTGAAGGACCGCGGTGTGCACATCCACTTCCCGGCGGGCGCGGTGCCCAAGGACGGCCCGAGCGCGGGCATCACCATGACCACGGCGCTCGCCTCGCTGCTCTCCGGTCGTCTGGTGCGTACGGACGTGGCGATGACCGGCGAGGTGTCACTGACCGGGCGCGTGCTGCCGATCGGCGGCCTGAAGCAGAAGCTGCTGGCCGCCCACCGCGCGGGCACCACCACCGTGGTGATCCCCAAGCGCAACGAGGCCGACCTGGACGACGTCCCGGCCGAGGTCCTCGACAAGCTGGAGGTCCACCCGGTGACGGACGTCCGCCAGGTCCTGGAGATCGCCCTGGCCCCGGCGGAGGTGAGCGTCCCGGCAGCGGCGTGA
- a CDS encoding HAMP domain-containing sensor histidine kinase has protein sequence MTPPRSGLRPFSIKTKLGTLVVVSVFITTGLLMVALRTETELRFITVFSVIATLLITQFVAHGLTAPLDEMNTVAKAISHGDYTRRVSGAGRRDELGDLAFTINRMADDLEDVDRNRKELVANVSHELRTPIAALRAVLENVVDGVSDADPETMRTALKQTERLSRLVETLLDLSRLDNGVVSLKARRFEVWPYLSGVLKEANLAAAQRGLTSGSGHHTRTDVHLHLDVSPPELTAHADVERLHQVVANLIDNAINHSPPHGRVTVRARRGPHPESLDLQVMDEGPGIPESEWHRVFERFNRGCASTPHGPGNDGGTGLGLAIARWAVDLHGGNIGVAESARGCRIQVTLPGVGRQQN, from the coding sequence ATGACGCCGCCCCGGTCCGGACTGCGGCCCTTCTCGATCAAGACCAAGCTCGGCACACTCGTCGTCGTCTCCGTCTTCATCACCACCGGGCTGCTCATGGTGGCGCTGCGCACCGAGACCGAACTGCGTTTCATCACCGTCTTCTCGGTGATCGCCACGCTGCTGATCACCCAGTTCGTGGCGCACGGCCTGACCGCGCCGCTGGACGAGATGAACACGGTCGCCAAAGCCATATCGCACGGCGACTACACCCGGCGGGTCAGTGGCGCCGGACGCCGCGACGAGCTGGGCGACCTGGCCTTCACGATCAACCGGATGGCCGACGACCTGGAGGACGTGGACCGCAATCGCAAGGAACTGGTCGCCAACGTCTCCCACGAGCTGCGCACCCCGATCGCCGCACTGCGGGCCGTACTGGAGAACGTGGTGGACGGGGTCTCGGACGCCGACCCCGAGACGATGCGGACCGCACTGAAGCAGACGGAGCGGCTCAGCCGGCTCGTCGAGACGCTGCTGGACCTGTCCCGGCTGGACAACGGTGTCGTATCGCTGAAGGCACGACGCTTCGAGGTGTGGCCCTATCTCTCGGGCGTACTGAAGGAGGCCAATCTGGCCGCCGCGCAGCGCGGGCTGACCTCCGGCTCGGGCCATCACACCCGCACGGACGTCCATCTGCATCTGGACGTCTCTCCGCCCGAGCTCACCGCGCACGCGGATGTGGAGCGCCTGCACCAGGTGGTCGCCAATCTCATCGACAACGCGATCAACCACAGCCCGCCGCACGGCCGGGTCACGGTACGGGCCAGGCGCGGCCCGCATCCGGAGTCACTGGACCTGCAGGTCATGGACGAGGGCCCGGGAATCCCGGAGTCGGAGTGGCACCGGGTCTTCGAGCGGTTCAACCGGGGCTGCGCGTCCACCCCGCACGGCCCGGGCAACGACGGCGGCACCGGGCTGGGGCTCGCCATCGCGCGCTGGGCGGTCGATCTGCACGGCGGAAACATCGGCGTGGCCGAATCGGCTCGGGGCTGCCGGATCCAGGTCACTCTTCCGGGAGTCGGCCGGCAGCAGAATTGA
- a CDS encoding multifunctional oxoglutarate decarboxylase/oxoglutarate dehydrogenase thiamine pyrophosphate-binding subunit/dihydrolipoyllysine-residue succinyltransferase subunit, with amino-acid sequence MSSQSPSNSSISTGPDGQGTNPATAFGPNEWLVDEIYQQYLQDPNSVDRAWWDFFADYKPGTTGTAEAPKAGTAATGAAGTITPPAQAAPPAAPQAAAKPAPAPAAPAQVPAPAARPASAPAAPAQTAGAKAAPAKAAAKPAAEAPEGPEYLTLRGPSAAVAKNMNASLELPTATSVRAVPVKLLFDNRIVINNHLKRARGGKISFTHLIGYAMVQAIKAMPAMNNSFAEKDGKPTLVKPPHVNLGLAIDLVKPSGERQLVVAAIKKAETLNFFEFWQAYEDIVRRARANKLTMDDFTGVTVSLTNPGGIGTVHSVPRLMPGQSVIMGVGAMEYPAEFQGTSQDTLNKLGISKVMTLTSTYDHRVIQGAASGEFLRIVSHLLLGENGFYDDVFESLRIPYEPVRWFRDIDTSHDDDVTKAARVFELIHSYRVRGHVMADTDPLEYRQRKHPDLDITEHGLTLWDLEREFAVGGFAGKTMMKLRDILGVLRDSYCRTTGIEFMHIQDPKQRKWIQDRVERAHSKPERDEQLRILRRLNAAEAFETFLQTKYVGQKRFSLEGGESVIPLLDAVIDSAAEARLDEVVIGMAHRGRLNVLANIVGKSYAQIFREFEGNLDPKSMHGSGDVKYHLGAEGTFTGLDGEQIAVSLVANPSHLEAVDPVLEGVARAKQDVIGKAGTDFTVLPVALHGDAAFAGQGVVAETLNMSQLRGYRTGGTVHIVINNQVGFTAAPASSRSSMYATDVARMIEAPIFHVNGDDPEAVVRVARLAFEFRQAFNKDVVIDLICYRRRGHNEADNPSFTQPLMYDLIDKKRSVRKLYTESLIGRGDITLEEAEQALQDYQGQLEKVFTEVREATAEAPSELPVPTAPQDGFPVAVPTAISQETVKRIAQSQVNVPDHITVHPRLLPQLQRRAAMIDDGTIDWAMGETLAFGSLLLEGTPVRLSGQDSRRGTFGQRHAVLVDRETGEDYTPLLYLSDEQARYNVYDSLLSEYAAMGFEYGYSLARPESLVLWEAQFGDFVNGAQTVVDEFISSAEQKWGQTSGVTLLLPHGYEGQGPDHSSARPERFLQLCAQNNMTVAMPTLPSNYFHLLRWQVHNPHHKPLVVFTPKSMLRLKAAASKAEEFTSGQFRPVIGDEHVDPNAVRKLVFCAGKVYYDLEAERQKRGITDTAIIRLERLYPLPGAELQAEIAKYPNAAKYIWAQEEPANQGAWPFIALNLIDHLDLAVGADLPPAERLRRISRPHGSSPAVGSAKRHQAEQAQLVNEVFEA; translated from the coding sequence GTGTCGTCTCAGTCCCCCAGTAACTCGAGCATCTCGACCGGCCCGGACGGACAGGGCACGAACCCTGCCACGGCCTTCGGTCCCAATGAGTGGCTCGTCGACGAGATCTACCAGCAGTACCTCCAGGACCCGAATTCGGTCGATCGTGCCTGGTGGGACTTCTTCGCCGACTACAAGCCGGGCACCACCGGCACGGCCGAAGCCCCCAAGGCCGGTACCGCAGCCACGGGGGCTGCGGGCACCATCACTCCGCCCGCGCAGGCGGCCCCGCCCGCGGCGCCGCAAGCCGCGGCCAAGCCGGCGCCCGCCCCGGCTGCTCCCGCCCAGGTACCCGCACCCGCCGCCAGGCCCGCCTCCGCACCCGCCGCTCCCGCACAGACGGCCGGCGCGAAGGCCGCTCCGGCGAAGGCCGCCGCGAAGCCCGCGGCCGAGGCCCCCGAGGGCCCGGAGTACCTCACCCTGCGTGGCCCCTCCGCGGCCGTCGCCAAGAACATGAACGCCTCGCTGGAGCTGCCCACGGCCACGTCCGTGCGTGCCGTCCCGGTGAAGCTGCTGTTCGACAACCGCATCGTCATCAACAACCACCTCAAGCGGGCCCGGGGCGGGAAGATCTCCTTCACCCACCTCATCGGCTACGCGATGGTGCAGGCCATCAAGGCCATGCCGGCGATGAACAACTCCTTCGCGGAGAAGGACGGCAAGCCCACCCTGGTCAAGCCGCCGCACGTGAACCTGGGCCTCGCCATCGACCTGGTGAAGCCGAGCGGTGAGCGCCAGCTGGTCGTCGCGGCCATCAAGAAGGCCGAGACCCTGAACTTCTTCGAGTTCTGGCAGGCCTACGAGGACATCGTCCGCCGCGCCCGCGCGAACAAGCTGACGATGGACGACTTCACCGGTGTCACCGTCTCGCTGACCAACCCGGGCGGCATCGGCACCGTCCACTCCGTGCCGCGTCTGATGCCCGGGCAGTCGGTCATCATGGGCGTCGGCGCCATGGAGTACCCCGCCGAGTTCCAGGGCACCTCCCAGGACACCCTGAACAAGCTGGGCATCTCCAAGGTCATGACGCTGACCTCGACGTACGACCACCGGGTCATCCAGGGCGCCGCCTCCGGCGAGTTCCTGCGGATCGTCTCCCACCTTCTCCTCGGCGAGAACGGCTTCTACGACGACGTCTTCGAGTCGCTGCGCATCCCCTACGAGCCGGTGCGCTGGTTCCGGGACATCGACACCTCGCACGACGACGACGTCACCAAGGCCGCCCGTGTCTTCGAGCTGATCCACTCCTACCGGGTCCGCGGCCATGTCATGGCCGACACCGACCCGCTGGAGTACCGCCAGCGCAAGCACCCCGACCTCGACATCACCGAGCACGGCCTCACCCTGTGGGACCTGGAGCGCGAGTTCGCCGTCGGCGGCTTCGCCGGCAAGACGATGATGAAGCTGCGCGACATCCTCGGCGTGCTGCGCGACTCGTACTGCCGCACCACCGGCATCGAGTTCATGCACATCCAGGACCCCAAGCAGCGCAAGTGGATCCAGGACCGGGTGGAGCGCGCGCACTCCAAGCCGGAGCGTGACGAGCAGCTGCGCATCCTGCGCCGTCTGAACGCCGCCGAGGCCTTCGAGACCTTCCTGCAGACGAAGTACGTCGGCCAGAAGCGCTTCTCGCTGGAGGGCGGCGAGTCCGTCATCCCGCTGCTCGACGCGGTCATCGACTCGGCGGCCGAGGCCCGCCTGGACGAGGTCGTCATCGGCATGGCCCACCGTGGCCGCCTCAACGTCCTCGCCAACATCGTCGGCAAGTCGTACGCGCAGATCTTCCGCGAGTTCGAGGGCAACCTCGACCCGAAGTCGATGCACGGCTCCGGCGACGTGAAGTACCACCTGGGCGCCGAGGGCACCTTCACCGGCCTGGACGGCGAGCAGATCGCGGTCTCGCTGGTCGCCAACCCCTCCCACCTGGAGGCCGTCGACCCGGTCCTGGAGGGTGTCGCCCGCGCCAAGCAGGACGTCATCGGCAAGGCCGGCACGGACTTCACCGTCCTGCCCGTCGCCCTGCACGGCGACGCGGCCTTCGCCGGCCAGGGTGTCGTCGCCGAGACGCTGAACATGTCGCAGCTGCGCGGCTACCGCACCGGCGGCACCGTGCACATCGTGATCAACAACCAGGTCGGCTTCACCGCCGCCCCGGCGTCGTCGCGCTCCTCCATGTACGCCACCGACGTGGCCCGCATGATCGAGGCGCCGATCTTCCACGTCAACGGTGACGACCCGGAGGCCGTGGTCCGCGTCGCGCGGCTCGCCTTCGAGTTCCGCCAGGCGTTCAACAAGGACGTCGTCATCGACCTCATCTGCTACCGCCGCCGCGGTCACAACGAGGCCGACAACCCGTCCTTCACCCAGCCGCTGATGTACGACCTGATCGACAAGAAGCGCTCGGTGCGCAAGCTCTACACCGAGTCCCTCATCGGTCGCGGCGACATCACCCTGGAAGAGGCCGAGCAGGCCCTGCAGGACTACCAGGGCCAGCTGGAGAAGGTCTTCACGGAGGTCCGCGAGGCCACCGCCGAGGCCCCCTCCGAGCTGCCGGTCCCGACCGCCCCGCAGGACGGCTTCCCGGTGGCCGTCCCCACGGCGATCTCCCAGGAGACCGTCAAGCGGATCGCGCAGTCCCAGGTCAACGTCCCGGACCACATCACCGTCCACCCGCGTCTGCTGCCGCAGCTGCAGCGCCGCGCCGCGATGATCGACGACGGCACGATCGACTGGGCGATGGGCGAGACCCTGGCCTTCGGCTCGCTGCTGCTCGAGGGCACCCCGGTGCGCCTGTCCGGCCAGGACTCCCGCCGCGGCACCTTCGGCCAGCGCCACGCGGTGCTGGTGGACCGGGAGACCGGCGAGGACTACACCCCGCTGCTCTACCTGTCGGACGAACAGGCCCGCTACAACGTCTACGACTCGCTGCTCAGCGAGTACGCGGCGATGGGCTTCGAGTACGGCTACTCCCTGGCCCGTCCGGAATCGCTCGTCCTGTGGGAGGCCCAGTTCGGCGACTTCGTCAACGGCGCCCAGACCGTCGTCGACGAGTTCATCTCCTCGGCCGAGCAGAAGTGGGGCCAGACCTCCGGCGTCACCCTGCTCCTGCCGCACGGCTACGAAGGCCAGGGCCCGGACCACTCGTCCGCCCGCCCGGAGCGCTTCCTCCAGCTGTGCGCGCAGAACAACATGACGGTCGCCATGCCGACCCTGCCGTCGAACTACTTCCACCTCCTGCGCTGGCAGGTGCACAACCCGCACCACAAGCCGCTGGTCGTCTTCACCCCGAAGTCGATGCTGCGTCTGAAGGCGGCGGCGTCGAAGGCGGAGGAGTTCACGAGCGGCCAGTTCCGTCCGGTCATCGGCGACGAGCACGTCGACCCGAACGCGGTCCGCAAGCTCGTCTTCTGCGCCGGCAAGGTCTACTACGACCTGGAGGCCGAGCGTCAGAAGCGGGGCATCACGGACACCGCGATCATCCGCCTCGAGCGCCTGTACCCGCTGCCGGGTGCGGAGCTCCAGGCCGAGATCGCCAAGTACCCGAACGCCGCGAAGTACATCTGGGCCCAGGAGGAGCCGGCGAACCAGGGTGCCTGGCCGTTCATCGCGCTCAACCTGATCGACCACCTCGACCTGGCGGTCGGCGCCGACCTCCCGCCGGCCGAGCGCCTGCGCCGCATCTCGCGCCCGCACGGCTCGTCCCCGGCGGTCGGCTCCGCCAAGCGCCACCAGGCCGAGCAGGCCCAGCTGGTCAACGAGGTCTTCGAGGCCTGA
- a CDS encoding lysozyme, which translates to MPVYRSGTARRPRLAVAGILLSALALLLALPGTATAAKKPVRGDAYMGMGVIAHDGQHGKPGGGTDVTQTEGVDVSGHQGNVNWSSLWTGGVKWAYVKATEGTYFTNPYFAQQYNGSYNIGMIRGAYHFATPDTTSGATQANYFVDHGGGWSRDGKTLPGTLDIEWNPYGAACYGKTQSAMVTWIRDFLNQYKARTGRDAVIYTATSWWKQCTGNYGGFAVNNPLWIARYDTVPGELPAGWGYYTMWQYTSSGPVVGDRDKFNGAYDRVQALALG; encoded by the coding sequence ATGCCCGTGTACAGATCCGGAACGGCCCGCCGCCCGCGTCTCGCGGTGGCCGGGATTCTCCTCTCCGCCCTCGCCCTCCTCCTGGCACTGCCCGGAACGGCGACCGCCGCCAAGAAGCCCGTACGCGGCGACGCGTACATGGGCATGGGTGTCATCGCCCACGACGGACAGCACGGCAAGCCCGGCGGCGGTACCGACGTCACCCAGACCGAGGGCGTCGACGTCAGCGGCCACCAGGGCAACGTCAACTGGTCGTCCCTGTGGACCGGCGGCGTCAAGTGGGCCTACGTCAAGGCGACGGAGGGCACGTACTTTACGAACCCGTACTTCGCGCAGCAGTACAACGGCTCCTACAACATCGGCATGATCCGCGGCGCGTACCACTTCGCCACCCCGGACACCACCAGCGGCGCCACCCAGGCCAACTACTTCGTGGACCACGGCGGCGGCTGGTCCCGCGACGGCAAGACACTGCCGGGCACACTGGACATCGAGTGGAACCCGTACGGCGCCGCCTGCTACGGCAAGACCCAGTCCGCGATGGTCACCTGGATCCGCGACTTCCTCAACCAGTACAAGGCCCGCACCGGGCGTGACGCGGTGATCTACACCGCCACCAGCTGGTGGAAGCAGTGCACCGGAAACTACGGCGGCTTCGCCGTGAACAACCCGCTGTGGATCGCCCGCTACGACACGGTCCCGGGCGAACTCCCGGCCGGCTGGGGCTACTACACGATGTGGCAGTACACATCGTCCGGCCCGGTCGTCGGCGACCGCGACAAGTTCAACGGAGCCTATGACCGCGTGCAGGCGCTCGCTCTCGGCTGA
- a CDS encoding response regulator transcription factor: MEHTQTSHNGVAPTPGAQRRVLVVEDDSTIVDAIATRLRVEGFQVQTAMDGPAAVETAEAWQPDLMVLDVMLPGFDGLEVCRRVQARRPVPVLMLTARDDETDMLVGLGVGADDYMTKPFSMRELAARVHVLLRRVERATMAAAAPRTGNLRLGDLEIDHAQRRVRVRGEDVHLTPTEFDLLTCLANTPRAVLSREQLLAEVWDWADASGTRTVDSHIKALRRKIGAERIRTVHGVGYALETPAP, translated from the coding sequence ATGGAGCACACACAGACCAGCCACAACGGAGTCGCGCCGACACCCGGCGCCCAGCGACGGGTGCTGGTGGTCGAGGACGACTCGACGATCGTCGACGCCATCGCGACCCGGCTGCGTGTCGAGGGCTTCCAGGTGCAAACGGCCATGGACGGCCCGGCGGCAGTGGAAACGGCCGAGGCCTGGCAGCCCGATCTGATGGTCCTCGATGTGATGCTGCCGGGCTTCGACGGCCTGGAGGTCTGCCGCCGGGTGCAGGCGCGGCGCCCGGTTCCGGTGCTGATGCTCACCGCCCGCGACGACGAGACCGACATGCTGGTCGGCCTCGGCGTCGGCGCGGACGACTACATGACCAAGCCGTTCTCCATGCGCGAGCTGGCCGCCCGGGTGCACGTCCTGCTGCGCCGGGTGGAGCGGGCCACCATGGCTGCGGCCGCACCCCGCACCGGGAACCTGCGCCTGGGCGACCTGGAGATCGACCACGCACAGCGCCGGGTGCGGGTGCGCGGCGAGGACGTGCACCTCACGCCGACCGAGTTCGACCTGCTGACCTGTCTGGCGAACACCCCCCGCGCGGTGCTCTCGCGCGAACAGCTGCTGGCCGAGGTGTGGGACTGGGCGGACGCCTCCGGTACCCGGACGGTCGACAGCCACATCAAGGCACTGCGCCGCAAGATCGGCGCGGAGCGCATCCGTACGGTCCACGGCGTCGGCTATGCCCTGGAGACCCCGGCGCCATGA
- a CDS encoding DUF6191 domain-containing protein, which produces MFGAFDQLFAPSRRHTEEERRRQELVLEEAGDADPGRGPIDLSSGSVVIRLSAASRQKPDEEESPGPEENA; this is translated from the coding sequence ATGTTCGGCGCCTTCGACCAGCTCTTCGCTCCGAGCCGGCGCCATACCGAAGAGGAGCGCCGCCGCCAGGAACTCGTCCTCGAGGAGGCCGGCGACGCCGATCCCGGGCGGGGGCCGATAGATCTGAGCAGTGGGAGCGTGGTGATCCGGCTTTCCGCGGCGTCGCGGCAGAAGCCGGACGAGGAGGAGAGCCCCGGCCCCGAAGAGAACGCATAG
- a CDS encoding T6SS immunity protein Tdi1 domain-containing protein, with amino-acid sequence MSLEVLLHRFPETGTPEPGSGGRDVPEPLAGVFERMAGRTLANGFLRFHTPDSAHESYAACARMIEGLEGRYFPFAFDWMGRELLFDIREPGRRPRYVIAVDPAEGEYLRTDLSLDEFFVAVADEDEDALAFPYFEEWRATDPGSGLLGFDQVVGYKVPLSLGGEDSVANMELTARRVYFELSTQIALQIRDLPEGTPISGVTVAPPEPEA; translated from the coding sequence ATGTCGCTTGAGGTCCTCCTTCACCGCTTTCCGGAGACGGGAACCCCCGAGCCGGGCAGCGGCGGGCGTGATGTGCCCGAACCGCTGGCGGGTGTCTTCGAGAGGATGGCGGGGAGGACCCTCGCGAACGGCTTTCTCCGGTTCCACACGCCGGACTCGGCTCATGAGTCGTACGCGGCATGCGCCAGGATGATCGAAGGGCTGGAGGGGCGCTACTTCCCCTTTGCGTTCGACTGGATGGGCCGCGAGCTGCTGTTCGACATCCGTGAGCCGGGCCGGCGGCCCCGGTACGTGATCGCCGTCGATCCGGCCGAGGGTGAGTACCTGCGTACCGACCTGAGCCTGGACGAGTTCTTCGTGGCGGTCGCCGACGAGGACGAGGACGCGCTCGCCTTCCCCTATTTCGAGGAGTGGCGGGCCACCGACCCCGGATCGGGACTGCTCGGGTTCGACCAGGTGGTCGGCTACAAGGTGCCGCTGTCGCTGGGCGGCGAGGACTCGGTCGCGAATATGGAGCTCACCGCTCGCAGGGTGTACTTCGAACTGTCCACCCAGATCGCCCTCCAGATCCGCGATCTGCCGGAGGGCACACCCATCAGCGGTGTGACCGTCGCTCCGCCCGAGCCAGAGGCGTAG